In the Streptomyces formicae genome, one interval contains:
- a CDS encoding GntR family transcriptional regulator, with amino-acid sequence MTVKIDIDGGASDAPYEQVRAQIAGQARSGALPVGYKLPTVRGLAESLGLAANTVAKAYRALEADGVIETRGRNGTFVAAAGEGAVREASAAAQSYAERVRRLGLSEADALAAARDALRAAYGASG; translated from the coding sequence GTGACTGTGAAGATCGACATCGACGGGGGCGCGAGCGACGCGCCGTACGAGCAGGTGCGGGCCCAGATCGCCGGGCAGGCGAGGTCGGGGGCGCTGCCCGTCGGCTACAAGCTGCCGACGGTGCGGGGGCTCGCGGAGTCGCTGGGGCTCGCGGCGAACACGGTGGCGAAGGCGTATCGGGCGCTCGAGGCGGACGGGGTGATCGAGACGCGGGGGCGGAACGGGACGTTCGTCGCTGCGGCGGGGGAGGGGGCGGTGCGGGAGGCGTCTGCCGCGGCGCAGTCGTACGCCGAGCGCGTCCGACGCCTCGGGCTCTCCGAGGCCGACGCGCTCGCCGCGGCGCGGGACGCACTGCGTGCGGCCTACGGGGCTTCTGGCTGA
- a CDS encoding GNAT family N-acetyltransferase — protein MTVIVRTLSPDLPGDAAGFAAVRRAAVPAMLATPESVAFDRAHAHPDSGYRQLIAEVDGEIIGTAQVGLAYDSPEPGQGYANVYVHPDRRGAGAGTLLLRTAEEYLAGEGTTTVYSWVMDDPANLAFADRHGYRASRSAHFLRLDLAHGTLPPRQGPPAGVELVSGSVFADDARPLFDLDAETVADEPGDIAAEFTDYAHWLAETWHHPLVSRELTTVALVEGRPAAFSLARTDGAGRYASGMTGTARAHRGKGLAKLAKNDSLHRAREAGCTEAFTGNDAGNEPMLAINEWFGYEICGTEVRHVRDLG, from the coding sequence ATGACAGTGATCGTCCGAACCCTGAGTCCCGATCTCCCGGGGGACGCCGCGGGTTTCGCCGCCGTGCGCCGGGCCGCCGTGCCCGCCATGCTCGCCACTCCCGAGTCGGTCGCCTTCGACCGCGCGCACGCCCATCCCGACTCCGGCTACCGGCAGTTGATCGCCGAGGTGGACGGCGAGATCATCGGCACGGCGCAGGTGGGCCTGGCGTACGACAGCCCGGAGCCCGGGCAGGGCTACGCCAACGTCTACGTCCACCCGGACCGGCGCGGCGCGGGCGCGGGGACGCTGCTCCTGCGCACGGCGGAGGAGTACCTGGCGGGCGAGGGCACGACCACCGTCTACTCGTGGGTGATGGACGACCCCGCGAACCTCGCCTTCGCCGACCGCCACGGCTACCGGGCGAGCCGGTCCGCGCACTTCCTGCGCCTGGACCTGGCACACGGCACGCTGCCGCCCCGTCAGGGGCCGCCCGCCGGGGTCGAGCTGGTCAGCGGTTCGGTGTTCGCGGACGACGCGCGGCCGCTGTTCGACCTGGACGCGGAGACGGTCGCGGACGAACCGGGCGACATCGCCGCGGAGTTCACGGACTACGCGCACTGGCTCGCCGAGACCTGGCACCACCCGCTGGTGAGCCGCGAGCTCACCACGGTGGCCCTGGTCGAAGGACGTCCCGCGGCGTTCAGCCTGGCCCGCACCGACGGCGCGGGCCGCTACGCGTCCGGCATGACCGGCACGGCGCGCGCCCACCGGGGCAAGGGCCTGGCCAAGCTCGCCAAGAACGACTCCCTGCACCGCGCGAGGGAGGCGGGCTGCACGGAGGCGTTCACCGGCAACGACGCGGGCAACGAGCCGATGCTGGCGATCAACGAGTGGTTCGGGTACGAGATCTGCGGGACGGAGGTGCGCCATGTCAGGGACCTCGGCTGA
- a CDS encoding DUF402 domain-containing protein — MSGTSAEARHATVRVALVKAGRTKIRYPAELLADDGTKLTVRAPWAAPHVRDFGFVRFEPGDVFTEHYWRDRWYAIKEVYAADGTLKGWYCDVTRPTVRTGDTLTVEDLDLDLWVSADGATILRLDEDEFAESGLATTDPAAAEAAVRALDDLEALARAEGFGTL, encoded by the coding sequence ATGTCAGGGACCTCGGCTGAGGCACGCCACGCGACCGTGCGGGTGGCCCTGGTCAAGGCGGGCCGCACCAAGATCCGCTACCCGGCGGAGCTCCTGGCCGACGACGGCACCAAGCTCACCGTCCGGGCGCCCTGGGCGGCCCCGCACGTCCGCGACTTCGGCTTCGTGCGCTTCGAGCCCGGCGACGTCTTCACCGAGCACTACTGGCGCGACCGCTGGTACGCGATCAAGGAGGTGTACGCCGCGGACGGCACCCTCAAGGGCTGGTACTGCGACGTCACCCGCCCCACGGTCCGCACCGGCGACACCCTCACGGTGGAGGACCTGGACCTGGACCTGTGGGTCTCCGCGGACGGCGCCACGATCCTGCGCCTGGACGAGGACGAGTTCGCGGAGAGCGGCCTCGCCACCACGGATCCGGCGGCGGCCGAGGCGGCGGTGCGGGCCCTGGACGACCTGGAGGCCCTGGCCCGCGCGGAGGGCTTCGGCACGCTCTGA
- a CDS encoding trifunctional class I SAM-dependent methyltransferase/NUDIX hydrolase/VOC family protein — MTSNEGPGAIDWDAAAATFDDEPDHGLRDGDVRAAWAERLREWLPRTPGEVLDLGCGTGSLALLAAEQGHRVTGVDRAPGMVARAREKLAGHTADVLLGDASLPPVGDRWFDAVVARHVLWTLPDPEAALRHWRTLLRPGGRLILIEGVWGTVSPVGLPMSRLVRALTPLVPRLHSERLSGDARLWGGPVDDERYALVASLPTAPPRHREVVDVHLILLRGDEVLLSRRANTGYGDGLWHLPSGHVEDGEDVRAALLRETREEIAVDLAPQDVRVELVMQHRGPAGAPRTGWFFAAEHRSERAPVNAEPDKCAELAWHPLGALPEDMVAYCRAGLAAWRAGERFVLHWQHDAESVAYDEGRTAAPVPLAPARAGGVHHVELWVPDLAAAEVSWGWLLGALGHVPYQRWEHGRSWRREGTYVVLEHSPDLRPGRHDRRRAGLNHLAFHVADRDHLDRLVAAAPGRGWTLLFPERHPHAGGEGQYAAYLEDGQGYEVELVAE; from the coding sequence ATGACGAGCAACGAGGGTCCCGGAGCCATCGATTGGGACGCGGCCGCGGCCACGTTCGACGACGAGCCGGACCACGGCCTGCGCGACGGGGACGTGCGGGCGGCCTGGGCCGAGCGGCTGCGGGAGTGGCTGCCGAGGACACCCGGCGAGGTGCTCGACCTCGGCTGCGGCACCGGCAGCCTCGCCCTGCTCGCCGCCGAGCAGGGCCACCGCGTCACGGGAGTCGACCGCGCGCCGGGGATGGTGGCCAGGGCCCGCGAGAAGCTGGCGGGCCACACCGCCGACGTGCTGCTCGGCGACGCGAGCCTGCCACCGGTCGGCGACCGGTGGTTCGACGCGGTCGTCGCCCGCCACGTCCTGTGGACGCTCCCCGACCCGGAGGCGGCCCTGCGCCACTGGCGCACGCTGCTGCGCCCCGGCGGCCGTCTGATCCTGATCGAGGGCGTCTGGGGCACGGTGAGCCCCGTCGGACTCCCGATGTCGCGACTGGTGCGGGCCCTCACCCCGCTCGTCCCGCGCCTGCACTCCGAGCGCCTCTCGGGGGACGCGCGGCTGTGGGGCGGTCCTGTGGACGATGAGCGCTACGCCCTGGTGGCCTCCCTGCCGACCGCGCCGCCCCGCCACCGGGAGGTCGTCGACGTCCACCTGATCCTGCTCAGGGGCGACGAGGTCCTCCTCTCCAGACGGGCCAATACCGGCTACGGGGACGGCTTGTGGCACCTCCCCTCGGGACACGTGGAGGACGGCGAGGACGTCCGCGCGGCACTGCTCCGCGAGACCCGCGAGGAGATCGCCGTCGACCTGGCCCCCCAGGACGTCCGGGTGGAACTGGTCATGCAGCACAGGGGCCCTGCGGGCGCGCCGAGGACGGGCTGGTTCTTCGCGGCGGAGCATCGGTCGGAGCGTGCCCCGGTCAACGCCGAGCCGGACAAGTGCGCGGAGCTCGCCTGGCATCCGCTGGGCGCGTTGCCCGAGGACATGGTGGCGTACTGCCGCGCGGGCCTCGCGGCCTGGCGGGCGGGCGAGCGGTTCGTCCTGCACTGGCAGCACGACGCGGAGAGCGTCGCGTACGACGAGGGGCGCACCGCCGCGCCGGTCCCGCTGGCCCCCGCGCGGGCGGGCGGAGTCCACCACGTGGAGCTGTGGGTGCCCGACCTCGCGGCGGCGGAGGTCTCCTGGGGGTGGCTGCTCGGCGCGCTGGGCCACGTCCCGTACCAGCGCTGGGAGCACGGCCGCAGCTGGCGGCGCGAGGGCACCTACGTCGTGCTGGAACACTCGCCGGACCTGCGGCCGGGCCGCCACGACCGGCGGCGGGCAGGACTGAACCACCTCGCGTTCCACGTGGCGGACCGAGACCACCTCGACCGGCTGGTGGCCGCCGCGCCCGGCCGGGGCTGGACCCTGCTCTTCCCGGAACGCCATCCGCACGCGGGCGGCGAAGGGCAGTACGCGGCCTACCTGGAGGACGGGCAGGGCTATGAGGTCGAGCTGGTCGCGGAGTAG
- a CDS encoding GNAT family N-acetyltransferase yields the protein MTDDIRLATAADVPAVRAVTDAAYHHYIERIGVVPAPMEADHAADVAAGRVYVTGDPVTGLLVLVPRPYEGRLLLESIAVHPDAAGQGVGRRLLAFVEAHARALGFIEVTLYTNALMWENQKIYPRYGYEVVERRVDGPYDRVHYRKRLPRPSGESGD from the coding sequence ATGACCGACGACATCCGCCTCGCCACCGCCGCCGACGTACCCGCCGTGCGGGCGGTGACCGACGCGGCGTACCACCACTACATCGAGCGGATCGGGGTGGTGCCCGCGCCGATGGAGGCCGACCACGCCGCGGACGTGGCGGCGGGGCGGGTGTACGTCACAGGGGACCCGGTGACCGGCCTCCTGGTGCTCGTCCCCCGGCCGTACGAGGGCCGTCTCCTCCTGGAGTCGATCGCGGTCCACCCCGATGCCGCGGGGCAGGGGGTGGGCCGACGACTGCTCGCCTTCGTGGAGGCACACGCGCGTGCGCTCGGCTTCATCGAAGTCACGCTCTACACCAACGCGTTGATGTGGGAGAACCAGAAGATCTATCCCCGGTACGGGTACGAGGTCGTGGAGCGGCGCGTGGACGGTCCCTACGACCGGGTGCACTACCGCAAGCGACTGCCGCGGCCGTCCGGGGAGTCCGGGGACTGA
- a CDS encoding tripartite tricarboxylate transporter permease has product MNAFTSLMDGFGTALTPINLLWAAIGVLLGTAIGVLPGIGPAMAVALLLPVTYGLEPTGAFIMFAGIYYGAMFGGSTTSILLNTPGESAAVVAAMEGHPMAKSGRGAQALAAAAIGHFAGGMIGTLLLVALAPTVADLAVDIGAPDYFAIMVLAFIAVTSVLGSSRVRGLASLLIGLTIGLVGLDQMTGQQRLTFGSLQLADGIDVVIVAVGLFAIGEALWVAAHLRRSGAEAIPVGRPWLGRKDVKRTWKSWLRGPLIGFPFGAIPAGGAEIPTFLSYVTEKRLSPHKDEFGKGAIEGVAGPESAASASAAGTLVSMLTLGLPTTAVAAVMLAAFQQYGIQPGPLLFEREPDLVWGLIASLFVGMVLLLALNLPLAPVWAKLLRIPRPYLYAGILFFAAVGAYAVGGEPLDLVILLVIGLIGFGMRRYGLPILPAVIGVILGPNAEQQLRRALQISDGSVRGLVDTPFSVTVYGLIVLIVAWPLVKKAVVRARRRGVDVEA; this is encoded by the coding sequence ATGAACGCCTTCACCTCCCTGATGGACGGCTTCGGCACCGCCCTCACCCCGATCAACCTCCTGTGGGCCGCGATCGGCGTCCTCCTCGGCACCGCGATCGGCGTCCTGCCCGGCATCGGCCCCGCGATGGCGGTGGCCCTGCTGCTCCCGGTGACGTACGGACTCGAACCCACCGGCGCGTTCATCATGTTCGCCGGCATCTACTACGGAGCGATGTTCGGCGGCTCCACGACCTCCATCCTGCTCAATACGCCAGGGGAGAGCGCGGCCGTCGTCGCCGCCATGGAAGGCCATCCCATGGCCAAGTCGGGGCGCGGCGCACAGGCGCTCGCCGCCGCGGCCATCGGGCACTTCGCGGGCGGCATGATCGGCACGCTCCTCCTGGTCGCGCTCGCGCCGACCGTCGCCGACCTCGCCGTGGACATCGGCGCGCCCGACTACTTCGCCATCATGGTGCTCGCCTTCATCGCGGTCACCTCCGTGCTCGGCTCCTCCCGCGTCCGAGGGCTCGCCTCGCTCCTGATCGGCCTGACCATCGGCCTGGTCGGACTCGACCAGATGACCGGACAGCAGCGGCTCACCTTCGGCTCGCTCCAACTCGCCGACGGCATCGACGTGGTGATCGTCGCGGTCGGCCTCTTCGCGATCGGCGAGGCCCTGTGGGTCGCCGCCCACCTGCGCCGCTCCGGCGCCGAGGCGATCCCCGTCGGCCGCCCCTGGCTCGGCAGGAAGGACGTCAAGCGCACCTGGAAGTCCTGGCTGCGCGGCCCCCTCATCGGCTTCCCCTTCGGCGCGATCCCTGCGGGCGGCGCGGAGATCCCGACCTTCCTCTCCTACGTCACGGAGAAGCGCCTGTCCCCGCACAAGGACGAGTTCGGCAAGGGCGCCATCGAAGGCGTCGCGGGCCCCGAGTCCGCGGCCTCCGCGTCGGCGGCGGGCACCCTCGTCTCCATGCTGACGCTCGGCCTGCCCACCACGGCCGTCGCGGCCGTGATGCTCGCCGCGTTCCAGCAGTACGGCATCCAGCCGGGACCGCTGCTCTTCGAACGCGAACCCGACCTGGTCTGGGGCCTGATCGCGTCCCTGTTCGTCGGCATGGTGCTGCTGCTCGCCCTCAACCTGCCGCTCGCCCCGGTCTGGGCGAAGCTCCTGCGCATCCCCAGGCCCTACCTCTACGCGGGCATCCTGTTCTTCGCGGCCGTCGGCGCCTACGCCGTCGGCGGTGAGCCGCTCGACCTCGTCATCCTGCTGGTCATCGGCCTGATCGGCTTCGGCATGCGGCGCTACGGACTGCCGATCCTGCCCGCCGTCATCGGCGTCATCCTCGGCCCGAACGCCGAGCAACAGCTGCGCCGCGCCCTGCAGATCAGCGACGGCAGCGTGCGCGGCCTCGTCGACACACCGTTCTCCGTGACGGTCTATGGCCTCATCGTCCTGATCGTGGCGTGGCCCTTGGTGAAGAAGGCGGTGGTGCGGGCGCGCCGACGTGGCGTAGACGTAGAGGCATGA
- a CDS encoding tripartite tricarboxylate transporter TctB family protein, which produces MTATELPERPEQEARGRRSWLREHSELGVCVLLLALGVLVLTDALTMDVEITQRGPVGPKTVPVVVGVGLLVVAVLLAVDVLRGGRGEAEGGEDIDLSEPADWRTVLLLAGVFLATAVLIEPLGFPIAGALLFWGSAYALGSRHLDRDPLIAAGLSVVTYEVFNNLLGVPLPGGPLMGVL; this is translated from the coding sequence GTGACCGCCACCGAACTCCCCGAGCGGCCCGAGCAGGAGGCGCGCGGCCGCCGCTCCTGGCTGCGCGAACACTCCGAACTCGGCGTCTGCGTCCTGCTGTTGGCACTCGGCGTGCTCGTCCTCACCGACGCGCTCACCATGGACGTCGAGATCACCCAGCGCGGCCCCGTCGGACCCAAGACCGTGCCGGTCGTCGTCGGCGTCGGGCTGCTCGTCGTCGCCGTGCTGCTCGCCGTCGACGTCCTGCGCGGCGGGCGCGGCGAGGCCGAGGGCGGCGAGGACATCGACCTGTCCGAGCCCGCCGACTGGCGCACCGTGCTCCTGCTCGCGGGCGTCTTCCTCGCCACCGCCGTCCTCATCGAACCGCTCGGCTTCCCGATCGCGGGCGCCCTGCTCTTCTGGGGCTCCGCCTACGCGCTGGGCAGCCGCCACCTCGACCGCGATCCGCTGATCGCCGCGGGACTCTCCGTCGTCACGTACGAAGTCTTCAACAACCTGCTCGGCGTGCCCCTGCCCGGCGGGCCCCTGATGGGAGTGCTGTGA
- a CDS encoding Bug family tripartite tricarboxylate transporter substrate binding protein: MRLRTPLALLGAALLVLVAPPLLTTGSGAETGTQIPGLRLMVPNTPGGGYDITARTAAKNAEDAELTHNIEVFNLPGAGGTVGLTRLVGEHGNGKLAMSMGLGVVGAARSNHSPKTLADTTPIARLTEEQDVVVVAKNSPYQTIDQLVAAWKKNPGKLPVGGGSSPGGPDHLAPMLMARAAGIAPKQVNYVPFDGGGELLASILGSKVAFGVSGVGEYLDQIKSGELRLLAVTGPKRVKGLDGPTLKESGYDVNFTNWRGIVAPPGLSDAERKKLTGLIRKLHASPEWKKSLRTNGWDDAFLTGDAFGDFLAAQDKRVVSVLKELGL; the protein is encoded by the coding sequence GTGCGCCTGCGCACACCCCTCGCCCTGCTCGGGGCCGCACTCCTCGTGCTCGTCGCGCCGCCGCTGCTCACCACGGGCAGCGGCGCCGAGACCGGCACCCAGATCCCCGGCCTGCGCCTCATGGTCCCCAACACGCCCGGCGGCGGCTACGACATCACCGCCCGCACCGCGGCGAAGAACGCCGAGGACGCCGAACTCACCCACAACATCGAGGTGTTCAACCTGCCGGGCGCGGGCGGCACCGTCGGCCTGACCCGCCTCGTCGGCGAGCACGGCAACGGCAAGCTCGCGATGTCCATGGGCCTCGGCGTGGTGGGCGCCGCACGCTCCAACCACTCCCCGAAGACCCTCGCGGACACCACGCCGATCGCCCGGCTCACCGAGGAGCAGGACGTCGTCGTGGTCGCGAAGAACTCCCCGTACCAGACCATCGACCAGCTCGTCGCGGCCTGGAAGAAGAACCCGGGCAAGCTCCCCGTGGGCGGCGGCTCCTCGCCCGGCGGGCCCGACCACCTCGCGCCGATGCTGATGGCGCGCGCCGCCGGGATCGCCCCCAAGCAGGTCAACTACGTGCCGTTCGACGGCGGCGGCGAACTGCTCGCGTCCATCCTCGGCAGCAAGGTCGCCTTCGGCGTCTCCGGCGTCGGCGAATACCTGGACCAGATCAAGTCGGGCGAACTGCGCCTGCTCGCCGTCACCGGGCCGAAGCGGGTGAAGGGCCTGGACGGACCCACCCTCAAGGAGTCCGGCTACGACGTGAACTTCACCAACTGGCGCGGCATCGTCGCCCCGCCGGGACTCAGCGACGCCGAACGCAAGAAGCTCACCGGCCTCATCAGGAAGCTGCACGCCTCGCCCGAATGGAAGAAGTCCCTCAGGACGAACGGCTGGGACGACGCCTTCTTGACCGGCGACGCGTTCGGCGACTTCCTGGCAGCCCAGGACAAGCGCGTCGTGTCCGTACTGAAGGAGCTGGGGCTGTGA
- a CDS encoding response regulator has translation MTRVLVVDDDFMVAKLHSRYVASMDGFTVVGVAHSGAEAVGAVERLRPDLVLLDVYLPDMDGIAVLRELRAAEERDPARQPVDALFITAARDAEIVQAALRAGALHYLIKPFNQAALQEQLRHAASLRARLEGLAEARQEDVDQLFGPRPPGSRELPKGLAAHTAELVEQTLRAHPGGLSASECAEAGALSRVSARRYLEFFAETGRADVSLRYGGTGRPERQYRWLG, from the coding sequence ATGACAAGGGTGCTGGTCGTGGACGACGACTTCATGGTCGCCAAGCTGCACAGTCGGTACGTGGCGTCGATGGACGGGTTCACCGTGGTGGGCGTGGCCCACAGCGGCGCCGAAGCGGTCGGCGCGGTGGAGCGCCTGCGCCCCGATCTCGTCCTCCTCGACGTCTACCTGCCCGACATGGACGGCATCGCGGTGCTGCGCGAGCTGCGGGCGGCCGAGGAGCGGGATCCGGCGCGGCAGCCGGTGGACGCCCTGTTCATCACGGCGGCGCGGGACGCGGAGATCGTGCAGGCCGCGCTGCGGGCGGGCGCCCTGCACTATCTGATCAAGCCGTTCAACCAGGCTGCTCTACAAGAGCAGTTGAGGCATGCCGCGTCTCTTCGGGCGCGTCTGGAAGGGCTCGCGGAGGCGCGTCAGGAGGACGTCGACCAGCTCTTCGGCCCTCGCCCGCCGGGCTCCAGGGAACTGCCGAAGGGGCTCGCCGCGCACACGGCGGAGCTGGTGGAGCAGACGCTGCGCGCCCACCCGGGCGGCCTCTCCGCCTCGGAGTGCGCCGAGGCGGGGGCGCTTTCCCGGGTGAGCGCGCGCCGCTACCTGGAGTTCTTCGCGGAGACCGGGCGGGCCGATGTCTCGCTCCGGTACGGAGGGACGGGGCGGCCCGAGCGGCAGTACCGGTGGCTGGGGTGA
- a CDS encoding AraC family transcriptional regulator — MTRLGGGRWRVTRPWPAALRPYLHSYAGYWETVASPYRVRLVPTGRAVVVISLGEPFAQVRRLGETGPAAGVVGSLVSGLEDGPRVCDHPGGQEAIRIELTPLGAYRLFAVPMRELTNTLVELQAVLGPRAGELVERIALIDDWGARFDLLDTALIGRLGRGPEPAPEVRHAWRLLSRSGGAVPVAGIAAEVGWSHGHLVRRFTEQVGLTPKTSARVLRFHRAVRLLARETANLHEVAAVCGFYDQAHLNREFRALADLTPGRLAAGRLAEGAVPLQDG; from the coding sequence ATGACGCGCCTTGGCGGCGGCAGATGGCGGGTCACCCGGCCCTGGCCCGCCGCGCTGCGGCCGTATCTGCACAGTTACGCGGGCTACTGGGAGACGGTGGCCTCGCCCTACCGGGTCCGCCTGGTCCCCACCGGCCGCGCCGTCGTGGTGATCAGCCTGGGGGAGCCGTTCGCCCAGGTGCGCAGGCTGGGGGAGACCGGTCCGGCCGCCGGCGTGGTGGGCTCGCTGGTCTCGGGGCTCGAGGACGGGCCCCGGGTGTGCGACCACCCCGGCGGCCAGGAAGCGATCAGGATCGAACTGACCCCGCTGGGTGCCTACCGGCTGTTCGCCGTGCCGATGCGCGAGTTGACCAACACGCTGGTCGAGCTGCAGGCCGTACTGGGCCCCAGGGCAGGCGAGTTGGTGGAGCGCATCGCGCTCATCGACGACTGGGGAGCCCGGTTCGACCTGCTTGACACCGCGCTCATCGGCAGGCTCGGGCGCGGCCCCGAGCCCGCGCCCGAGGTGCGCCACGCCTGGCGGCTGCTCTCCCGGTCGGGCGGGGCGGTCCCGGTGGCCGGGATCGCCGCCGAAGTGGGCTGGAGCCACGGCCACTTGGTCCGCCGCTTCACCGAACAGGTCGGTCTCACACCGAAGACGTCCGCCCGCGTGCTGCGCTTCCACCGGGCCGTGCGGCTGCTCGCCCGCGAGACCGCGAACCTCCACGAGGTGGCCGCCGTCTGCGGCTTCTACGACCAGGCCCACCTCAACCGCGAGTTCCGTGCCCTGGCCGACCTCACCCCCGGCAGGCTGGCGGCCGGGCGCCTCGCGGAGGGGGCCGTGCCACTTCAGGACGGGTGA
- a CDS encoding lytic polysaccharide monooxygenase auxiliary activity family 9 protein gives MTARRKVAALAAAGVAPLALTALSAAPAAAHGSMTDPVSRVSACFQEGPEAPKSAACKAAVAASGAQAFYDWNAVNIANAAGKSKEIIPDGKLCSAGNDKYKGLDLPRADWPSTKLAAGGHTFRYKGTAPHKGSFELYLTKDSYDPSKPLKWSDLEAKPFVNVTDPKMENGDYVFDGKIPARSGRHLIYSIWQRSDSPEAFYTCSDVVFGKDSGGSGASAPTASAPSEKDIAAGAEKSTVEHHGHGDADAKTGADAAAPADAPSGNEPEVNGGAEKPVSAAGDNLAETGGDSTTPYIAMGGAAALAVGAAAMFATTRRRAAGRHGR, from the coding sequence ATGACTGCTCGTCGCAAGGTCGCCGCGCTCGCCGCCGCAGGTGTCGCCCCGCTGGCCCTGACCGCCCTCTCGGCCGCGCCCGCCGCCGCGCACGGGTCGATGACGGACCCGGTCAGCCGGGTCTCCGCCTGCTTCCAGGAGGGCCCCGAGGCGCCGAAGTCGGCCGCCTGCAAGGCCGCGGTCGCCGCCAGCGGCGCCCAGGCGTTCTACGACTGGAACGCCGTGAACATCGCCAACGCCGCGGGCAAGTCGAAGGAGATCATCCCCGACGGCAAGCTGTGCAGCGCGGGCAACGACAAGTACAAGGGCCTCGACCTGCCGCGCGCCGACTGGCCCTCGACCAAGCTCGCCGCGGGCGGCCACACCTTCCGCTACAAGGGCACCGCCCCGCACAAGGGCTCCTTCGAGCTGTACCTCACGAAGGACTCGTACGACCCCTCCAAGCCCCTGAAGTGGTCGGACCTGGAGGCGAAGCCCTTCGTGAACGTCACCGACCCGAAGATGGAGAACGGCGACTACGTCTTCGACGGGAAGATCCCCGCCAGGTCGGGCCGCCACCTGATCTACTCGATCTGGCAGCGCTCGGATTCGCCCGAGGCCTTCTACACCTGCTCCGACGTCGTCTTCGGCAAGGACAGCGGCGGCTCGGGCGCCTCCGCGCCGACCGCGTCGGCCCCCTCCGAGAAGGACATCGCGGCGGGCGCGGAGAAGTCGACGGTCGAGCACCACGGCCACGGCGACGCGGACGCGAAGACCGGCGCCGACGCCGCCGCCCCCGCCGACGCGCCCTCCGGCAACGAGCCCGAGGTGAACGGCGGCGCCGAGAAGCCGGTCAGCGCCGCGGGTGACAACCTCGCCGAGACCGGCGGCGACAGCACCACGCCGTACATCGCGATGGGCGGTGCCGCCGCCCTCGCCGTCGGCGCCGCGGCGATGTTCGCCACGACCCGCCGCCGCGCGGCGGGCCGTCACGGCCGCTGA
- a CDS encoding esterase/lipase family protein, translating into MLPWRRALRALAAALLVMGAVTLTPAATAAADTASSASSSGWNDYGCKPSAAHPRPVVLVHGTFGNSIDNWLVLAPYLVKRGYCVYSLDYGQLPGVPFFHGLGPIDKSAEQLDAFVDKVLAATGAKKADLVGHSQGGMMPRQYLKFLGGADKVNALIGLAPDNHGTTLLGLTKLLPYFPGAEDLLDAKTPGLADQVAGSAFLTKLNEGGDTVPGVRYTVISTKYDEVVTPYRSQFLTGPDVHNVTLQDLCPVNLAEHVTIGILDRVAHHEVANALDPAHATPSTCLS; encoded by the coding sequence ATGCTGCCCTGGAGACGAGCGCTGCGCGCGCTCGCCGCCGCCCTGCTCGTCATGGGCGCGGTCACCCTCACCCCTGCCGCCACGGCCGCGGCCGACACGGCGTCGTCCGCGTCGTCGAGCGGCTGGAACGACTACGGCTGCAAGCCGTCCGCCGCCCACCCGCGCCCGGTCGTCCTCGTCCACGGAACCTTCGGGAACTCCATCGACAACTGGCTCGTCCTCGCGCCCTACTTGGTCAAGCGCGGCTACTGCGTCTACTCGCTGGACTACGGGCAGTTGCCCGGCGTGCCCTTCTTCCACGGGCTCGGCCCGATCGACAAGTCGGCCGAGCAGCTGGACGCCTTCGTCGACAAGGTGCTGGCCGCCACGGGCGCGAAGAAGGCGGACCTGGTGGGCCACTCGCAGGGCGGCATGATGCCCCGCCAGTACCTGAAGTTCCTCGGCGGCGCCGACAAGGTGAACGCGCTGATCGGGCTCGCGCCCGACAACCACGGCACCACCCTGCTCGGCCTGACCAAGCTGCTCCCGTACTTCCCCGGCGCCGAGGACCTGCTCGACGCGAAGACCCCGGGACTCGCCGACCAGGTGGCGGGATCGGCGTTCCTGACCAAGCTCAACGAGGGCGGCGACACGGTGCCCGGCGTGCGCTACACCGTCATCTCCACGAAGTACGACGAGGTGGTCACCCCGTACCGCAGCCAGTTCCTGACCGGTCCCGACGTCCACAACGTGACGCTTCAGGACCTGTGCCCCGTCAACCTGGCGGAGCACGTGACGATCGGCATCCTCGACCGCGTCGCCCACCACGAGGTGGCCAACGCGCTCGACCCGGCGCACGCGACGCCGAGCACGTGCCTGTCGTAG